In the Chloroflexota bacterium genome, one interval contains:
- the rpsO gene encoding 30S ribosomal protein S15, with product MSLEKDKSTVINNYKLHESDTGSADVQIALLTDRINQLIEHLKLHKQDHHSRRGLLKLVGRRRRLLAYLSKKDNARFRAVSERLGLRIKA from the coding sequence GTGTCGCTGGAAAAAGATAAGTCAACCGTTATCAATAACTATAAACTGCACGAATCAGATACTGGCTCGGCAGACGTACAAATTGCCCTTTTGACCGACCGCATCAACCAATTGATTGAGCACTTGAAATTGCACAAGCAAGACCACCACTCACGCCGTGGTTTGCTGAAGTTGGTTGGTCGTCGCCGTCGCTTGTTGGCCTACCTGAGCAAAAAAGATAATGCTCGGTTCCGCGCTGTCAGCGAACGCTTGGGTCTGCGGATCAAAGCCTAA